In Lautropia mirabilis, one DNA window encodes the following:
- the selA gene encoding L-seryl-tRNA(Sec) selenium transferase yields MAGRDIPAGHVAPDGVRQSAQAPAGNGPGQGVQPTLPSVDALLRLPGMQPLLDEYGHTRTVAVIRDLLAEARSAWRGQDAGGQGTAKAGDASAGRAQPSTAGGGLPSTDEAWTARVEEILRRQLAPRLREVFNLTGTVLHTNLGRALLPDEVAQAVARAMTTPANLEFDLDSGGRGDRDDLVSGWLRELTGAEDATIVNNNAAGVLLMLNSLARGKQVVVSRGELVEIGGAFRIPDIMSRAGAKLVEVGTTNRTHPADYAGAITPRTAMLMKVHTSNYAVQGFTRSVSEVEVAHIAHEAGLPMAVDLGSGTLVDLSRWGLPREITVQETVAAGADLVSFSGDKLLGGPQAGFIVGHRDLIARLKKNPLKRALRVGKITLAAIEALLRLYMVPERLPERLTTLRLFIRPQADIRRQAERLLPGMQAALAPVWTVTVEPMFSQIGSGALPVDSLPSCGLVIRCADGKRAGRRLKALAARLRELPRPVIGRVADDAVWLDLRCLDEADEGTFAQQWQQLENTP; encoded by the coding sequence ATGGCAGGGCGCGACATTCCGGCTGGCCACGTGGCACCCGATGGGGTGCGTCAGTCGGCGCAGGCGCCTGCCGGCAACGGCCCTGGCCAGGGCGTGCAGCCGACCCTGCCTTCGGTGGATGCGCTGCTGCGCCTGCCGGGCATGCAGCCCCTGCTGGACGAATACGGCCACACTCGCACCGTGGCTGTCATCCGTGACCTGCTGGCCGAGGCGCGTAGCGCCTGGCGCGGACAGGACGCAGGTGGACAGGGCACAGCAAAAGCCGGGGACGCCTCGGCCGGCCGTGCGCAGCCATCCACGGCCGGTGGCGGGCTTCCCTCTACCGACGAGGCCTGGACGGCCCGGGTGGAAGAGATCCTGCGCCGTCAGCTGGCCCCGCGCCTGCGCGAGGTCTTCAACCTCACGGGCACCGTGCTGCACACCAACCTGGGGCGTGCGCTGCTGCCGGATGAAGTGGCCCAGGCCGTGGCACGGGCTATGACCACGCCTGCCAACCTGGAATTCGATCTGGACAGCGGCGGACGCGGCGACCGCGACGACCTGGTGAGCGGCTGGCTGCGCGAACTGACCGGGGCCGAAGACGCCACCATCGTCAACAACAATGCCGCTGGCGTGCTGCTGATGCTCAACAGCCTGGCACGTGGCAAGCAGGTGGTGGTCTCGCGGGGCGAGCTGGTCGAGATCGGCGGCGCCTTCCGCATTCCGGACATCATGTCGCGCGCCGGCGCCAAACTGGTGGAGGTGGGCACCACCAACCGCACCCATCCGGCCGACTACGCCGGCGCCATCACTCCGCGCACCGCCATGCTCATGAAGGTCCACACCAGCAACTATGCGGTGCAGGGCTTCACCCGCAGCGTGTCCGAGGTCGAGGTGGCCCACATCGCGCACGAGGCCGGCCTGCCCATGGCCGTGGACCTGGGCAGCGGCACCCTGGTGGACCTGTCCCGCTGGGGGCTGCCGCGTGAGATCACCGTGCAGGAGACCGTGGCCGCCGGCGCCGATCTGGTGAGCTTCAGCGGTGACAAGCTGCTGGGCGGCCCGCAGGCCGGCTTCATCGTCGGTCACCGGGATCTCATTGCGCGCCTGAAAAAGAACCCGCTCAAGCGCGCGCTGCGCGTGGGCAAGATCACCCTGGCGGCCATCGAGGCGCTGCTGCGCCTGTACATGGTGCCCGAGCGCCTGCCCGAACGGCTGACCACGCTGCGGCTCTTCATCCGCCCGCAGGCCGACATCCGCCGTCAGGCCGAGCGCCTGCTGCCTGGCATGCAGGCTGCGTTGGCGCCTGTCTGGACCGTCACCGTCGAGCCCATGTTCAGCCAGATTGGCAGCGGTGCGCTGCCGGTGGATTCGCTGCCCAGCTGCGGCCTGGTCATCCGCTGCGCCGACGGCAAGCGTGCCGGCCGCCGCCTGAAGGCCCTGGCAGCCCGCCTCCGGGAACTGCCACGCCCCGTCATCGGCCGTGTGGCCGACGACGCCGTGTGGCTGGACCTGCGCTGCCTGGACGAGGCCGACGAAGGTACGTTCGCGCAGCAATGGCAGCAGCTGGAGAACACACCATGA
- the selB gene encoding selenocysteine-specific translation elongation factor, which yields MMIGTAGHIDHGKTSLVRALTGTDTDRLPEEKKRGMSIELGYAFLAPSDDGPAVGKGSVAPAATAGQTEVVPAFGLPREPIAFIDVPGHEKLLHTMISGATGIDFALLLVAADDGVMPQTREHLAVLSLLGIDRGVVAITKIDRVDEARVQEVAQQVTALLADTPLAHAPIIPVSATRGDGVVELRQLLRAEAARLDAAHGAHGVADPHGSDSPVWAAAATEPAETTTDTNVDTTAETTAALPAQAGFRLAIDRVFSLDGVGTVATGTVHAGRVQVGDVLQQLPDGPKELRVRSLHAQNRSTDAAHAGQRCAINLAGVERDQLQRGHWLAQPGIASVSDRLDVELHLWHAEPRAIRSGTRVHVHLGTTASPAAVAVLDADTLAPGCTGLAQLVLPQPLAAWHGDRLILRDAAGQRIIGGGRVLDSRAPVRYRRTPQRLQLLQALQRPALRDRLAGLLEACEHGVDLRQWQQVFGLASVAAFDASLQTLPHRRLAGDFIIGEPTWQHLRRTVLDTLAAYHQNATDEIGPDAARLRRLARLRMDDAHWRLLLDALVKEGSVAQSGAFVHLPEHGSQLAARDETLLQRLTPHLMEAGAQGAWVRDLAEHIGEPAANLRPAMARLARSGHLYQVVKDLYLDAATAARLAALVRQLALENKEPAASDSAEVQRASNPLPILTVARFRDASGLGRKRAVQMLEFFDRIGLCRRVGDTHVLRLESEVFKGSSE from the coding sequence ATGATGATCGGGACCGCCGGGCACATCGACCACGGCAAGACCTCGCTGGTCCGGGCACTGACCGGCACCGACACCGACCGCCTGCCCGAAGAGAAGAAACGCGGCATGAGCATCGAGCTGGGCTATGCCTTCCTGGCGCCCAGCGATGATGGGCCGGCGGTGGGGAAGGGTAGCGTTGCGCCTGCTGCTACGGCTGGTCAAACCGAGGTCGTGCCCGCGTTCGGATTGCCCCGCGAACCCATCGCCTTCATCGACGTGCCCGGCCACGAAAAGCTGCTGCACACGATGATTTCCGGCGCTACCGGCATCGACTTCGCCCTGCTGCTGGTGGCGGCCGACGACGGCGTGATGCCGCAGACCCGCGAGCACCTGGCCGTCCTGTCGCTGCTGGGCATCGACCGCGGCGTGGTGGCCATCACCAAGATCGACCGGGTGGATGAAGCCCGCGTGCAGGAGGTGGCCCAGCAGGTGACAGCGCTGCTGGCCGACACGCCCCTGGCCCATGCGCCCATCATCCCCGTTTCGGCCACCCGCGGTGACGGCGTGGTCGAATTGCGCCAGCTGCTGCGCGCCGAGGCGGCGCGGCTGGATGCCGCGCATGGTGCGCACGGGGTCGCAGACCCCCATGGTTCCGACAGCCCCGTTTGGGCCGCGGCGGCCACAGAACCTGCCGAAACCACGACAGATACCAACGTAGACACCACCGCCGAAACCACTGCAGCACTTCCGGCCCAGGCAGGCTTCCGCCTGGCCATTGACCGCGTGTTCAGCCTGGACGGCGTGGGCACCGTGGCCACCGGCACCGTGCATGCCGGCCGTGTGCAGGTGGGCGACGTGCTGCAGCAGCTGCCCGATGGCCCGAAAGAGCTGCGCGTGCGCTCGCTGCACGCCCAGAACCGCAGCACCGACGCGGCCCACGCCGGCCAGCGCTGCGCCATCAATCTGGCCGGCGTCGAGCGCGACCAGCTGCAGCGGGGCCACTGGCTGGCCCAGCCCGGCATCGCTTCGGTCTCTGACCGGCTGGATGTGGAGCTGCACCTGTGGCATGCCGAACCCCGGGCGATCCGCAGCGGTACCCGCGTGCATGTCCACCTGGGTACCACCGCCAGCCCGGCCGCCGTGGCCGTGCTGGACGCTGACACCCTAGCCCCGGGCTGCACGGGTCTGGCGCAGCTGGTGCTGCCGCAGCCCCTGGCCGCCTGGCATGGCGACCGGCTGATCCTGCGCGATGCGGCCGGCCAGCGCATCATCGGTGGTGGCCGTGTGCTGGATTCCCGTGCGCCGGTACGCTACCGCCGCACCCCACAGCGCCTGCAGCTGCTGCAGGCCCTGCAACGCCCGGCGCTGCGCGACCGCCTGGCGGGCCTGCTGGAGGCCTGCGAACATGGCGTGGACTTGCGCCAGTGGCAGCAGGTCTTTGGCCTGGCCAGCGTGGCGGCCTTTGATGCCAGCCTGCAGACCCTGCCGCATCGTCGCCTGGCCGGTGACTTCATCATCGGCGAGCCCACTTGGCAGCATCTGCGCCGTACCGTGCTGGACACACTGGCCGCCTACCACCAGAACGCCACCGACGAGATCGGCCCCGACGCCGCCCGCCTGCGCCGCCTGGCACGCCTGCGCATGGACGACGCCCACTGGCGTCTGCTGCTGGATGCCTTGGTGAAGGAAGGCAGCGTGGCCCAGAGCGGCGCCTTCGTCCACCTGCCCGAACACGGCAGCCAGCTGGCCGCTCGTGACGAAACCCTGCTGCAGCGCCTGACCCCGCACCTGATGGAAGCTGGCGCCCAGGGCGCCTGGGTGCGTGACCTGGCCGAACATATTGGCGAGCCCGCCGCCAACCTGCGCCCCGCCATGGCCCGCCTGGCCCGCAGCGGCCACCTCTATCAGGTGGTGAAGGACCTGTATCTGGACGCTGCCACGGCAGCCCGGCTGGCCGCGCTGGTGCGGCAGCTGGCGCTGGAGAACAAAGAGCCTGCGGCATCGGATTCGGCCGAGGTGCAACGGGCGAGCAACCCCCTTCCCATCCTGACCGTGGCCAGATTCCGTGACGCCAGCGGCCTGGGCCGCAAGCGCGCCGTGCAGATGCTGGAGTTCTTCGACCGCATTGGCCTGTGCCGCCGTGTGGGGGACACGCACGTGCTGCGGCTGGAAAGTGAGGTGTTCAAGGGATCCTCTGAATAA
- the mnmH gene encoding tRNA 2-selenouridine(34) synthase MnmH produces MANHRGPVGVEAIGDFDTLVDARSPSEYALDHLPGAVNHPVLNDEERALVGTIYKQKSAFEARRIGGGLVAANLGRHWAEAFADKPESWRPLVYCWRGGLRSGSMVTWMRMTGWDAQQLKGGYKAFRRHVVESLPPLIHGLRLVVLCGQTGTAKTRILQAMAAQGAQVLDLEGMARHKGSMLGAWPGQPQPPQKQFETQLYTALKRLDPSRPVYTESESARIGSISLPLDMVAHLRASTDLVEIDASPESRLDFLLRDYAYLGDDPAAFADLLGRFKQLQGNETITRWQAWAQEGNLPELFAELMSRHYDPQYSRSLGRNFSHWDKRHTVQADDLSDAGIARLAETVRGLFEG; encoded by the coding sequence ATGGCAAACCATCGCGGTCCGGTGGGCGTCGAGGCCATCGGTGATTTCGATACCCTCGTCGACGCCCGTTCCCCCTCCGAATACGCCCTCGACCACCTGCCCGGCGCCGTCAATCACCCCGTCCTGAATGACGAGGAACGCGCCCTGGTCGGCACCATCTACAAGCAGAAGAGCGCCTTCGAGGCACGCCGCATCGGCGGTGGTCTGGTGGCCGCCAACCTGGGCCGCCACTGGGCAGAAGCCTTCGCCGACAAGCCCGAAAGCTGGCGCCCCCTGGTGTACTGCTGGCGCGGCGGCCTGCGCAGCGGCTCCATGGTCACCTGGATGCGCATGACCGGCTGGGACGCCCAGCAGCTCAAGGGCGGCTACAAGGCCTTCCGCCGCCACGTCGTCGAAAGCCTGCCCCCGCTCATCCACGGCCTGCGCCTGGTGGTGCTGTGCGGCCAGACCGGCACCGCCAAGACCCGCATCCTGCAGGCTATGGCCGCCCAGGGCGCCCAGGTGCTCGATCTCGAAGGCATGGCCCGCCACAAGGGCTCCATGCTGGGCGCCTGGCCCGGCCAGCCCCAGCCGCCCCAGAAACAGTTCGAGACCCAGCTCTACACCGCGCTGAAGCGCCTGGATCCCTCCCGTCCCGTCTACACCGAAAGCGAGAGCGCCCGCATCGGCAGCATCAGCCTGCCGCTGGACATGGTGGCCCACCTGCGCGCCAGCACCGATCTGGTGGAGATCGACGCCAGCCCCGAATCCCGCCTGGACTTCCTGCTGCGCGACTACGCCTACCTGGGCGACGATCCCGCCGCCTTTGCCGACCTGCTGGGCCGTTTCAAGCAGCTGCAGGGCAACGAGACCATCACCCGCTGGCAGGCGTGGGCCCAAGAAGGCAACTTGCCCGAACTGTTTGCCGAGCTGATGAGCCGCCACTACGACCCGCAATACAGCCGTTCGCTGGGCCGCAACTTCAGCCACTGGGACAAGCGCCATACCGTGCAGGCCGACGACCTGTCGGACGCGGGAATCGCCAGGCTGGCCGAGACGGTGCGGGGTTTGTTCGAGGGGTGA
- a CDS encoding type II toxin-antitoxin system Phd/YefM family antitoxin — MRTITASKARQGFAELLESVDQGPVVIERQRRGVAVVMSVAEYWRLRQVDSAAQAWAPAQPEAQGTSPAGCLEEGAGAGYKVTEKAAAGMPVQREGRKRQMGTLKGQLTIPEDFDRWLEDEIQALFAGQESSEAELLHSVGKAK; from the coding sequence GTGCGCACCATCACTGCCAGCAAGGCCCGCCAGGGCTTTGCCGAGCTTCTGGAATCCGTCGATCAGGGGCCTGTGGTCATAGAGCGCCAGCGCAGGGGCGTGGCCGTGGTGATGTCGGTGGCTGAATACTGGCGGCTGCGTCAGGTCGACAGTGCTGCACAGGCATGGGCGCCTGCTCAGCCTGAAGCGCAGGGTACAAGCCCCGCTGGGTGCCTGGAGGAGGGCGCTGGTGCTGGCTACAAGGTGACGGAAAAGGCCGCTGCCGGTATGCCCGTGCAACGGGAAGGCAGAAAGCGGCAGATGGGAACCCTGAAGGGACAGCTGACCATCCCCGAGGACTTCGATCGCTGGCTGGAAGACGAGATCCAGGCGCTGTTTGCCGGTCAGGAGTCGTCCGAGGCCGAGCTTCTGCATTCCGTCGGGAAGGCGAAATGA
- a CDS encoding type II toxin-antitoxin system VapC family toxin, with product MKALCDTHVLLWYLEGRQEMFSPRIQAFLMDERNTLCFSDASIWELAIKAGLRKDLFPHDPQRIVDELLDQGFEETRIRLRHIVAVQRLPLLHRDPFDRLLMMQAEIDRMLFLSADSQIMQYQKEYVVDVRA from the coding sequence ATGAAAGCGCTCTGCGACACGCATGTCCTGCTGTGGTACCTGGAGGGCAGGCAGGAGATGTTCTCTCCCAGGATCCAGGCCTTTCTGATGGATGAGCGCAATACCCTGTGCTTCAGCGATGCCAGCATCTGGGAACTGGCCATCAAGGCCGGCCTGCGGAAGGATCTTTTCCCGCATGATCCACAGCGAATCGTGGATGAGTTGCTGGATCAGGGCTTTGAAGAGACGCGCATTCGCCTGCGGCACATCGTGGCCGTCCAGCGGTTGCCACTGCTGCATCGGGATCCGTTTGACCGTCTGTTGATGATGCAGGCAGAAATCGATCGGATGCTCTTTCTGTCAGCGGACAGTCAGATCATGCAGTACCAGAAAGAATACGTTGTCGATGTTCGGGCGTGA